One Malus sylvestris chromosome 14, drMalSylv7.2, whole genome shotgun sequence DNA segment encodes these proteins:
- the LOC126600104 gene encoding dynamin-related protein 4C-like, translating into MESSYTGLDGEGPLAMVQVELEAVPFKCAPIVSSYNDKIRPLLDAVDKLRSLMVMDEGIQLPTIVVVGDQSSGKSSVLESLASISLPRGQGICTRVPLIMRLEHHSSPQPELSLEYNGRVDRTDEDNVAKDIVKATNSIAGGGKGISNTPLTLLVKKNGVPDLTMVDLPGITRVPVHGQPENIYDQIKDMIMEYIKPEESIILNVLSATVDFTTCESIRMSQSVDKTGERTLAVVTKVDKAPEGLLEKVTGDDVNIGLGYVCVRNRIGDETYEEAAAMAHELFQTHPLLSKIDKSIVGIPVLAQKLVQIQASSMARNIPDIVKKINDRLNFCIMELNNMPKSLSSVAEAMTAFMQIIGLAKESLRKILLRGEFEDYADDNHMHCTARLVEMLNQYSDELHICAETDAKRNFLMKEIKILEETKGISLPNFLPHNAFLIILQGKVNEISSIPIAFEETVWRYIEEVVISVLMHYTENYRQLRLSARRAGHNLMAKMKERSIKWMLELLEMEKLTDYTCDGDYVSEWNKLMASQNRFIHGVLTDEKKPSIITIEGIGEVEVGVLRKYPHVLAQAYDLKMRMIAYWKVVLRRLVDYMALHLQRSVFNLVNKEMEAEIVNELMGPYGGGIERMFEESPAVAVKREKLSKSIKKLRDSKEVVAKIMDSIITYGD; encoded by the coding sequence ATGGAATCGAGTTACACAGGTTTAGACGGTGAAGGCCCCCTCGCAATGGTTCAGGTGGAATTAGAAGCAGTACCTTTCAAATGCGCACCCATTGTGTCGTCCTACAACGACAAGATCCGCCCTCTTCTGGATGCGGTAGACAAGTTACGCAGCTTGATGGTGATGGATGAAGGCATTCAGCTGCCAACGATTGTGGTGGTCGGAGACCAGTCATCCGGGAAGTCTAGCGTGCTCGAATCCTTGGCCAGCATCAGCCTCCCTAGGGGCCAAGGCATCTGCACGAGAGTGCCTCTTATTATGAGGCTGGAACACCACTCGAGTCCTCAGCCTGAACTTTCCTTGGAGTACAATGGCAGAGTTGATCGTACTGATGAAGACAATGTTGCCAAAGATATTGTGAAAGCTACTAATTCTATTGCGGGGGGAGGTAAGGGAATTTCGAACACGCCACTTACTTTGTTGGTGAAGAAGAATGGGGTTCCGGATCTGACTATGGTTGATCTTCCGGGAATCACAAGGGTTCCGGTCCATGGTCAACCTGAAAATATCTATGATCAGATCAAAGATATGATCATGGAGTATATTAAGCCGGAGGAAAGTATTATTCTGAATGTATTGTCTGCTACGGTGGATTTTACTACGTGTGAGTCAATCCGGATGTCACAAAGTGTAGATAAAACTGGTGAGAGGACGCTCGCTGTGGTTACGAAAGTGGACAAGGCACCGGAAGGACTACTTGAGAAGGTCACTGGAGATGATGTAAACATTGGTCTTGGTTATGTCTGTGTAAGGAACAGGATTGGTGACGAAACTTATGAGGAGGCAGCGGCGATGGCTCATGAACTATTTCAAACCCATCCCCTGCTTTCGAAGATTGACAAGTCTATTGTCGGTATTCCAGTTTTAGCACAGAAGCTGGTCCAAATTCAAGCAAGCAGCATGGCAAGAAATATACCCGACAtagtgaagaagatcaatgacagGCTGAACTTCTGCATTATGGAGCTGAACAATATGCCAAAGAGTCTTTCATCTGTTGCCGAGGCCATGACAGCCTTTATGCAAATCATTGGGTTGGCTAAGGAATCGCTTAGGAAGATTCTTTTGAGAGGAGAATTTGAGGACTACGCGGACGACAATCACATGCACTGCACTGCTAGATTGGTTGAGATGCTCAACCAGTACTCGGATGAACTTCACATATGTGCTGAAACTGATGCAAAGAGAAACTTCTTGATGAAGGAGATCAAGATCTTGGAGGAGACCAAAGGTATTTCACTTCCGAACTTCCTTCCACACAATGCTTTCCTCATTATCTTGCAGGGAAAAGTGAATGAAATTTCGAGTATTCCGATTGCATTTGAGGAAACAGTGTGGAGATACATTGAAGAGGTGGTTATTTCTGTGTTGATGCATTATACGGAGAACTATCGTCAGCTGCGGCTGTCAGCCAGGCGTGCCGGCCATAATCTAATGGCCAAGATGAAGGAAAGGTCAATCAAGTGGATGCTGGAGCTTTTAGAGATGGAAAAGCTGACGGATTATACATGTGATGGTGATTATGTTTCAGAATGGAACAAGTTGATGGCTAGTCAAAATCGATTCATTCATGGAGTCTTAACTGACGAGAAAAAACCTTCTATCATAACTATAGAAGGCATCGGGGAAGTTGAAGTCGGTGTTCTGAGGAAGTACCCGCATGTGTTAGCTCAAGCTTATGACCTTAAAATGAGAATGATTGCCTATTGGAAGGTTGTTTTGAGGAGGCTTGTGGACTACATGGCATTGCACTTGCAGCGGTCTGTTTTCAACCTTGTGAACAAAGAGATGGAAGCTGAGATTGTGAATGAGTTGATGGGACCATACGGTGGGGGAATTGAGAGGATGTTTGAGGAGTCCCCGGCAGTGGCAGTAAAGCGTGAGAAGCTTAGCAAAAGCATAAAAAAACTGAGGGATTCGAAGGAGGTGGTGGCCAAGATTATGGACAGCATTATCACTTATGGTGATTAA
- the LOC126600106 gene encoding protein PNS1-like, translating to MASLETTKNIHMQVQVRPSSVNQIKTQEPIDIPTETTTAGQFLRWLFKLLFYLHLIFITIFVIFLTLYGLIFTTRTRHFQPLKYYPPLLTAIGCSATVAFIWQWITSSSPSKAIKAAFSLSPLLTCAVGVLFIYISSRVSLAAGVVAIVCALIQSLYACWVSPRFDYAIRVLSVSTAFPPPKTTILVIQSIFVSILYLCLLVAGIGRATAIRSSWKALFIAVILLSMAWTMQVIKNTLLVTISRIKYMNFAFGTEIDTSQASRDTIKHLTGSICIGSILVPVLGVVRGSARAMKLTAGDTDEFLFSCANCYSGMASKLVMYWNRWGFVHVGAYNKGFVQASSDTWEKFENEGLKELIDSDLTGSFCFLSGVAVGAICSLVSGTWALIIHKSYATEVSIYAFFIGYFMCRVAMAWPQACVSSYYVAYSEDPQSFRFDSTIPARIEELQRFQA from the exons ATGGCAAGTTTAGAGACCACCAAGAACATCCACATGCAAGTTCAAGTCAGACCTTCATCCGTAAATCAAATCAAG ACGCAAGAACCTATCGACATTCCAACTGAAACAACCACGGCAGGACAATTCCTCAGGTGGCTCTTTAAACTTCTGTTTTACTTGCACTTGATTTTCATCACCATCTTCGTAATCTTCCTTACGCTCTATGGCCTCATCTTCACCACTCGCACTCGCCATTTCCAACCCCTCAAGTATTACCCTCCATTGCTCACTGCAATTGGGTGCTCTGCAACTGTTGCTTTCATATGGCAGTGGATCACCAGCTCAAGCCCTTCAAAAGCCATCAAGGCAGCCTTCTCGCTCAGCCCTTTGCTAACATGCGCAGTTGGAGTACTATTTATATACATAAGTTCTCGTGTAAGCTTGGCAGCGGGTGTGGTTGCCATCGTTTGTGCCCTCATTCAGTCTCTGTATGCCTGTTGGGTCAGTCCCCGTTTTGACTACGCCATTCGAGTTTTATCAGTTTCCACTGCTTTTCCTCCTCCGAAAACTACAATACTAGTCATTCAATCAATTTTCGTCAGCATTCTTTACTTGTGTCTCTTGGTTGCCGGCATTGGAAGAGCCACTGCCATCAGAAGTAGTTGGAAGGCCCTGTTCATCGCAGTAATCTTGCTAAGCATGGCATGGACGATGCAGGTAATCAAGAACACGCTGCTAGTTACCATCTCGCGAATCAAGTATATGAACTTTGCATTTGGAACAGAGATCGACACAAGTCAGGCTTCCCGCGACACCATTAAGCACTTGACTGGGAGTATTTGCATCGGCTCCATCTTGGTTCCGGTTCTTGGGGTTGTTCGTGGCTCAGCCCGAGCCATGAAACTGACTGCAGGGGACACCGACGAGTTTCTGTTTTCGTGTGCCAACTGCTATTCAGGAATGGCTTCGAAGCTGGTGATGTACTGGAATCGCTGGGGTTTTGTGCACGTAGGAGCGTATAATAAGGGGTTTGTGCAGGCATCATCAGATACTTGGGAGAAGTTCGAGAACGAAGGACTGAAAGAATTAATCGACTCGGATCTCACCGGATCGTTCTGTTTTCTTTCTGGGGTGGCAGTAGGTGCAATCTGCAGCCTAGTGAGCGGGACCTGGGCTCTTATAATTCACAAAAGCTATGCTACAGAAGTTTCCATATACGCATTCTTCATCGGATATTTCATG TGTCGGGTTGCTATGGCATGGCCACAAGCATGCGTTTCGTCTTACTACGTGGCGTATTCAGAGGATCCACAGAGCTTTAGATTTGATTCGACCATACCTGCTCGTATTGAAGAGCTCCAGAGATTCCAAGCATAA
- the LOC126600354 gene encoding dynamin-related protein 4C-like, which yields IKCPNSIAKTLPDIVKKINDRLNFCIMELNKMPKSLSSVAEAMTAFMQIIGLAKESLRKILLRGEFEEYAEDNRMHCTARLVEMLNQYSDELHRCPESDAKSNFLMEEIKILEENKGISLPNFLPRNAFHIILQRKVNGISSIPIAFVEQVWIYIEEAVISVLMRNSENYYQLQLSARRAGHNLMAKMKEGSIKWMLELVEMEKLTDYTCDADYVSEWNKLMASQNQFIHGVLTDENKPSIIEGIGEIEVGVLRKYPHVLAQAYDLKMRMTAYWKVVLRRFVDFMALHLQLSVNNLVNKEMEAEIVNELMGPYGGGIERMLEESPAVAVKREKLNKSIKKLRDSKEVVAKIMDSIITYGD from the coding sequence ATAAAATGCCCAAACAGCATAGCAAAAACTTTACCCGATAtagtgaagaagatcaatgacagGCTGAATTTTTGCATTATGGAACTGAATAAAATGCCCAAGAGTCTTTCGTCTGTTGCTGAGGCCATGACGGCCTTTATGCAAATCATTGGCTTGGCTAAGGAATCGCTTAGGAAGATCCTTTTGAGAGGAGAATTTGAGGAGTACGCGGAAGACAATCGCATGCACTGCACTGCTAGATTGGTTGAGATGCTCAACCAGTACTCGGATGAACTTCACAGATGTCCTGAAAGTGATGCAAAGAGCAACTTCTTGATGGAGGAAATCAAGATCTTGGAGGAGAACAAAGGTATTTCACTTCCGAACTTTCTTCCGCGCAATGCTTTCCACATTATCTTGCAGAGAAAAGTGAATGGAATTTCAAGTATTCCGATTGCATTTGTGGAACAAGTGTGGATCTACATTGAAGAGGCGGTTATTTCTGTCTTGATGCGTAATTCAGAGAACTATTATCAGCTGCAGCTGTCAGCAAGGCGTGCCGGCCATAATCTAATGGCCAAGATGAAGGAAGGGTCAATCAAGTGGATGCTGGAGCTTGTAGAGATGGAAAAGCTGACAGATTATACATGCGATGCTGATTATGTTTCCGAATGGAACAAGTTGATGGCTAGTCAGAATCAATTCATTCATGGAGTCTTAACTGACGAGAATAAACCTTCTATCATAGAAGGCATCGGGGAAATTGAAGTCGGTGTTCTGAGGAAGTATCCGCATGTTTTAGCTCAAGCTTATGACCTTAAAATGAGAATGACTGCCTATTGGAAGGTTGTTTTGAGGAGGTTTGTGGACTTCATGGCATTGCACTTGCAGCTATCTGTTAATAACCTTGTGAACAAAGAGATGGAAGCTGAAATTGTGAATGAGTTGATGGGACCTTACGGCGGGGGAATCGAGAGGATGTTGGAGGAGTCGCCGGCAGTGGCAGTAAAGCGTGAGAAGCTTaacaaaagcataaaaaagctGAGGGATTCTAAGGAGGTAGTGGCCAAGATTATGGACAGCATTATCACTTATGGTGATTAA